The DNA region ACCGGACGTCGGGCGCCGTCGTCGGCGAACGCAACCGGGCCAGCTGGAAGGGCGCCGGCCTGCAGTCGCTGGACGCGCTGATCTCCGCGGCCGGGTACATCGGCGCCATCTCGCTGGCCCTGGTGCTCGCGGTGCGCGGCCACGCCTCGGCCGGTGACGTCGTGCTGGTGCTCGGCCTGGCCGCCCAGCTGAGCGCCACCGTCGGCACGGCCGTGCGGTACGGCACCTACTTCCTGGTGGTGCTCCGGGTCGGCCAGCGCCTGGTCTGGCTGCAGGACTACGTGGCCGGTGAGCGGCGTTCGCCCGCCGAGCCCGCCCCGCTGCCGGCCACTCTGAGCCGCGGCATCGAGCTGCAGGACGTCGGCTTCGCCTACCCCGGTTCGGAGCAGGGCCGCGGCGTGCTCGACGGTGTCAGCCTGCGGCTGCCGCCGGGCGCGGTGGTCGCCGTGGTCGGGGACAACGGCGCGGGCAAGACGACGCTGATCAAGCTGCTCTGCGGCTTCTACCGGCCCGGCTCCGGGCGGATCCTGGTCGACGGCGTCGACCTGGCCGACTGCGACACCGCCGAGTGGCGGGAGAGGTGCGCCGCCGCGTTCCAGGACTACGCCAAGCTGGAGTTCCCCGTCCTGGAGACGGTCGGGGTCGGCGACCTGCCGCGGATCGAGGACCGGCGGGCCGTGGGCGCGGCACTGGAGCGGGCCGACGCCACGGGCGTCGTCGAGGGCCTGCCGCAGGGGCTGGACACCCGGCTCGGCACCCGCTGGGACGGCGGGGCCGAGCTGTCCGGCGGCCAGTGGCAGCGGCTGGCGCTGGGGCGCGGGCTGATGCGGACCGAACCGCTGATCGCCGTGTTCGACGAGCCGACCGCCGCACTGGACGCGCACACCGAGAACGCGCTGTTCGAACGCTTCGCCGCCGCCGCACGGGCCGGCCGGCAGCGCAGCACCGTCACCCTCCTGGTCTCCCACCGGTTCTCCACCGTGGGCATGGCCGACCTGATCATCGTGCTCGACGGCGGAAAGGTCAGGGAACAGGGCAGCCACCGGGAGCTGATGGACCGGGGCGGGCTCTACGCCGAGCTGTTCGAACTTCAATCCCGGGGGTACCGATGACACTCGAATACACCCACGAACGCACGCTGCTGGGCGGACCGCTCCCGGCGTGGGACTCCCGGCTGATCGCGGCGCTGCGGATCCAGCGCGGCTGGACCCAGGAGGAGCTCGCGGAGTACTCCGGCCTGAGCGTGCGCACCATCAGGAACCTCGAACTCGGCCGGGTGCAGAACCCGCGCCGTTCCTCGGTGGACCTGCTGGTGAACGCGCTCGGCGTGGCCGACGAGCAGCGGACGGGCACCGAGAGCCAGGACCACGCCGGGTGGCGGGGCCTGCCGGGGCCGAACCCGGCCCCGGTCGGCAGCCCGTCGGTGCAGCAGCAGCTCGCGAACACGGTCCGCACCAACCGGCTGACCACGTTCCTGGGCCCGGGCGGGGTCGGCAAGACCCGGATGGCGCTGAGCGTGGCCGCCCAGATCAGCCACTTCTTCCGGGACGGCGTGGAGGTCGTCGAACTCGGTGACATCGCGGCCGAGCGCGCCGGGGAGGAACGGACCGCCGAGGTCCTGTCCCGGGTGCGCCGGCAGCTGGGCCGGGGGCGCCCGACGGGCCGGGCCGGCGCCCCCGCCGCGGGCGGGGGCGGGGGCGGGGGCGCCGCGGCGGGGATCGAGGCGGGGATCGAGGCGGAGACCAGTGCGCTGCTCGTCCTGGACAACGCCGAGCACATCCCGGCGGGCGTCATGGCGGCCACCCGGGAGCTCCAGACCGCCTTCCCCGGCGTGCACATCCTGATCACGGCGCGCCGCCGGCTCACCGAACGGCTGGGCGCCAACCGGGAGATCCAGCCGCTCCCGCTGGAGCAGGCGCCCGGCGAGCCGCTCTCCGCGGCGCCCGCCGTGGAGCTGTT from Kitasatospora sp. NBC_00458 includes:
- a CDS encoding ABC transporter ATP-binding protein is translated as MRKSFQAFRELMRIGFGAAPWHAAMQFLTGIVFEISVPIGGLGAKMIVDAAVSEDVRLGLGAAVMLGITVAAALTSVFYYVHCLFTVQERATAVASRRLMRLIGGAEGLTHYEYPEYLDQVQRIREQQFQLSGMVNATAGVLRVGATLTVTAILLAGVDPLLLCLPVLTVVSFWLGKRSRDLTVRAQEATSERERLRAHLFELGTSTSAAGELRVYGLTGLLGSRHHRTSGAVVGERNRASWKGAGLQSLDALISAAGYIGAISLALVLAVRGHASAGDVVLVLGLAAQLSATVGTAVRYGTYFLVVLRVGQRLVWLQDYVAGERRSPAEPAPLPATLSRGIELQDVGFAYPGSEQGRGVLDGVSLRLPPGAVVAVVGDNGAGKTTLIKLLCGFYRPGSGRILVDGVDLADCDTAEWRERCAAAFQDYAKLEFPVLETVGVGDLPRIEDRRAVGAALERADATGVVEGLPQGLDTRLGTRWDGGAELSGGQWQRLALGRGLMRTEPLIAVFDEPTAALDAHTENALFERFAAAARAGRQRSTVTLLVSHRFSTVGMADLIIVLDGGKVREQGSHRELMDRGGLYAELFELQSRGYR
- a CDS encoding helix-turn-helix domain-containing protein produces the protein MTLEYTHERTLLGGPLPAWDSRLIAALRIQRGWTQEELAEYSGLSVRTIRNLELGRVQNPRRSSVDLLVNALGVADEQRTGTESQDHAGWRGLPGPNPAPVGSPSVQQQLANTVRTNRLTTFLGPGGVGKTRMALSVAAQISHFFRDGVEVVELGDIAAERAGEERTAEVLSRVRRQLGRGRPTGRAGAPAAGGGGGGGAAAGIEAGIEAETSALLVLDNAEHIPAGVMAATRELQTAFPGVHILITARRRLTERLGANREIQPLPLEQAPGEPLSAAPAVELFLRHVGTGSRAAAELEKDLPLIAELCRRLGGLPRYIEFAAECLRAVPIRLMLSYGPTPEMLWSNDHALLRHQRSVTDSIRWSIDLLSDDHRVLLERIAALPTRRFVLDEITAEYDRLGRGTSPNPLTLVSDLLDTSLLLPEPVHHYHYRLAPFVAEVLQRGGRA